The window GGATTCCTCGGAAATCCGTACCATCACCGGAAGATTAAAGACAGTCAATGCTAAGGCTCCACTGGCTACCGAGAAACCCCATCCCATGTAGTTTACAAAGATTAATAGGCCAAACATGCCTACGACAATGGAAGGTAGGGAGGCCAAAGTTTCAGTGCTGAGCCGTACAAAAGAAGTAAAGAGCGAAGGGCGGGCGTACTCAGCCATATAAATCCCGCCTCCCACCCCCAAGGGTACGGTGAGCAGCATGGATAAGATTAAGAGATAAAAGGAGTTGAACAGTTGCGGGCCGATACCGCCGCCGGCGCGTAAGTTTTCGGGAGGGCGGGTCAAGAAGTCCCACGAGATGGAACCGGCTCCCCGGTAGAGCACGTAACCGATAAACCACAACAGAAACCCAACAATCAATAATGCGCCGCACCAGAAAAGCATAGTGGCCGCCTTATCTGCCAGCCTAGCGTTCAACGTACTTCCCTTCCCTTTGCTGCCATTCGTGCTAGCAAGATGAATATACAAGTCATGACCAGGAGCATAAGGCTCATGCTCCAAAGGGCATTGTTCCAGGTTGATCCGCTCACGGTGTAGCCCATATCCAAAGTGATGGCGCTAGTTAAAGTGATAACTGGGTCAAGGATGGAATGGGGAATATGCCTAACATTGCCGATGACCATCTGTACTGCCAAAGCCTCACCAAAGGCTCGGGCTAAACCTAGGATAATCCCGGTCAGGATGCCTGGCTTTGCCGCCGGCAGGAGCACCAACCTAATAGTCTGCCACCTGGTACTGCCCAGAGCGTAGGCAGCTTCCTTTAGGCTGCTTGGTAGGGCCCGCAAGCTATCCGCAGATAGGCTAGCGATGGTAGGGAGAATCATAATGCCAAGGACGATCCCGCCCGCTAGCAGGCTGAAGCCCATTCCCCCAAAGCGCTCCCGTACCAGAGGCACCAGCACCACCAGCCCAGTATAACCGTAGACTACCGAGGGAATTCCGGCCAATAACTCGATGGCTGGCTGCAGCACTTGCCTACCCCAGGAAGGAGCAATCTCAACCAAAAAAACAGCAGCAATGATAGCGGTGGGGGCCGCCAAAAGCACCGCTAGACCAGAGGTAAGAAGGGAACCTATACTCATGGTTAGAGAACCTAGGAGAGGACCGCCCTGGCTGGCTGGTAGTTCTGGATTCCATTCGCTACTGAAAAGAAACTTAAAAACACTGATCTTATCGACCACAAAAGTAGTTAAGCCCTGGCGAGCTACGAAAACTACAATGGCTAAGGTTATAAGAATTACTAGGGCCGCGCAACCGTATACCAGTATGCGACCGGCCGTTTCTTTTCGGAGTTTTGCCAACCATCGCCCCAATTTCGCCACATTCATGCCTCCCACGCGCTCATTTTACCGGAGCTTGGTTAAGATATTGTTAGCGGTGGGTTAAGGTTGCCTTAGAAACCATGGGAATCCAAAAGGGCCGCGCCTGTAGGGCGCGGCCCCTAGTTCTTCCAACTTGCCTATGTCGAGGCTTGGCTCCGCAGCCCAGGACTCCTGCCTATACCGGCATGGCAAATGCTGCAGACCAGCTTAAAGCTTCTTAACGTTTCCGCTAGCATCCCTTTCTACCTTCATATCGGTAATGGGGATGTAACCCTCCTGAACCACCAGCGTCTTTTGTATTTCATCGCTGAGAATGTAATCGAGAAATGCCTTAGTTAGCCCGCTCGGCTCACCTTTGGTGTACATATGCTCATATGCCCAAACCGGATAGGTTCCATTGGCAACGTTCTCCTTGGTAGGTGCCACCCCATCCAAGCTTACCACCTTGATGGAATCATCCAGGTAAGAAAGAGCTAAGTAACCAATTGCCCCCGGGGTCTGACTTACGATC of the Clostridia bacterium genome contains:
- the pstA gene encoding phosphate ABC transporter permease PstA, whose amino-acid sequence is MNARLADKAATMLFWCGALLIVGFLLWFIGYVLYRGAGSISWDFLTRPPENLRAGGGIGPQLFNSFYLLILSMLLTVPLGVGGGIYMAEYARPSLFTSFVRLSTETLASLPSIVVGMFGLLIFVNYMGWGFSVASGALALTVFNLPVMVRISEESLRNLGPELREASLALGASRWQTITRVLIPSAFPGIVTGIILTAGRCFGEAAALLYTAGISSPPLDFGQWNPTYPASPLNPFRPAASLAVHIWKVNAEGLIPDLRRVADGSAAVLMVVVLVFNVVARWVGNRIYRRLTGI
- the pstC gene encoding phosphate ABC transporter permease subunit PstC, whose protein sequence is MNVAKLGRWLAKLRKETAGRILVYGCAALVILITLAIVVFVARQGLTTFVVDKISVFKFLFSSEWNPELPASQGGPLLGSLTMSIGSLLTSGLAVLLAAPTAIIAAVFLVEIAPSWGRQVLQPAIELLAGIPSVVYGYTGLVVLVPLVRERFGGMGFSLLAGGIVLGIMILPTIASLSADSLRALPSSLKEAAYALGSTRWQTIRLVLLPAAKPGILTGIILGLARAFGEALAVQMVIGNVRHIPHSILDPVITLTSAITLDMGYTVSGSTWNNALWSMSLMLLVMTCIFILLARMAAKGREVR